CGCCACAAACAGGAGGAGCGTCAGAAAATATAAAAGCGAGCCGGTGCCGGAAGAAGTTCTCATGAGAATTCTGACTGCGGGACAGATGGCGCCTTCCGGCAATAACTCGCAGCCGTGGCGTTTCATAATAGTAAACGATGCTAAGACAAAAGAAGAGCTCTTCAAGGTAGCTGGCAGGCAGGAATGGATACTTTCCGCCCCATTGACGATAGCAATAGTCGCCGATCTTAAAGCCAAACTTCCCCAAAACAGGATGGATGAGGAGATCTCCATCGACGACAA
The Myxococcales bacterium DNA segment above includes these coding regions:
- a CDS encoding nitroreductase, translated to MKSFLDLATNRRSVRKYKSEPVPEEVLMRILTAGQMAPSGNNSQPWRFIIVNDAKTKEELFKVAGRQEWILSAPLTIAIVADLKAKLPQNRMDEEISIDD